From one Coffea eugenioides isolate CCC68of chromosome 11, Ceug_1.0, whole genome shotgun sequence genomic stretch:
- the LOC113754034 gene encoding uncharacterized protein LOC113754034 isoform X2 encodes MASTTWGFDASVGLNTPNISAFTNHKRHLPITFLSLPPSSRPPPNFVIKSSRSRVCQRKITSKQFLGVPVLSCLVGDNAGVYPESREASNSSHSPQDAAFDIKLPRRSLLVKFTCNLCGSRSEKLVNRLAYERGTVFVQVVANITN; translated from the exons ATGGCTTCAACCACATGGGGGTTTGATGCTTCTGTCGGCTTGAACACTCCGAATATCTCAGCATTCACCAACCATAAACGCCATCTCCCCATTACCTTTCTTTCTCTCCCACCCTCCTCCAGACCACCACCCAATTTCGTTATAAAATCCTCAAG GTCGAGGGTTTGccaaagaaaaataacatcaaagcAGTTTCTTGGGGTGCCAGTATTGTCTTGTTTAGTGGGAGATAATGCTGGTGTATACCCAGAATCAAGGGAAGCCTCAAATTCAAGTCATTCTCCACAG GATGCAGCCTTTGATATTAAACTTCCAAGAAGGAGTTTATTGGTGAAATTCACTTGTAATTTATGTGGTTCAAGATCAGAGAAGTTAGTAAACAGATTAGCTTATGAAAGAGGAACAGTATTTGTGCAG GTTgtcgccaacatcacaaattaG
- the LOC113754034 gene encoding uncharacterized protein LOC113754034 isoform X1 — protein sequence MASTTWGFDASVGLNTPNISAFTNHKRHLPITFLSLPPSSRPPPNFVIKSSRSRVCQRKITSKQFLGVPVLSCLVGDNAGVYPESREASNSSHSPQDAAFDIKLPRRSLLVKFTCNLCGSRSEKLVNRLAYERGTVFVQCSGCRQHHKLVDNLGLVVEYDFREEMDSDSNANRC from the exons ATGGCTTCAACCACATGGGGGTTTGATGCTTCTGTCGGCTTGAACACTCCGAATATCTCAGCATTCACCAACCATAAACGCCATCTCCCCATTACCTTTCTTTCTCTCCCACCCTCCTCCAGACCACCACCCAATTTCGTTATAAAATCCTCAAG GTCGAGGGTTTGccaaagaaaaataacatcaaagcAGTTTCTTGGGGTGCCAGTATTGTCTTGTTTAGTGGGAGATAATGCTGGTGTATACCCAGAATCAAGGGAAGCCTCAAATTCAAGTCATTCTCCACAG GATGCAGCCTTTGATATTAAACTTCCAAGAAGGAGTTTATTGGTGAAATTCACTTGTAATTTATGTGGTTCAAGATCAGAGAAGTTAGTAAACAGATTAGCTTATGAAAGAGGAACAGTATTTGTGCAG TGTTCAGGTTgtcgccaacatcacaaattaGTGGACAATCTTGGACTGGTGGTTGAGTATGATTTCAGAGAGGAAATGGATTCAGATTCAAATGCAAATAGATGTTAA
- the LOC113754033 gene encoding lysine-rich arabinogalactan protein 19: MATSPWLFLSASFAVFLALANAQAPAASPSNVPTTTPPPSNPPAATTQPPVTSAAPSNPPTTSPSPKLPPASSPVTPPPQSPPPQTPPPQSPPPQPPQSSPVSSPTQPPALPPAVPPPQVPPPPVQPPPAPAPVIASPAPAPAVPAPVPPPKAPPTPAPAPPIKPPAPAPELVPSPAPARHKHKRKRKHRRHHAPAPAPTPPSPPAPPTVEGSAVTTPAPSPTLDLNGAASFLRLQGRSSMWSGVGLAITALLVIIN, from the exons ATGGCCACATCTCCGTGGCTTTTCCTCTCAGcatcttttgctgtttttctagCCTTAGCCAACGCACAAGCACCTGCAGCTTCTCCTTCTAATGTTCCAACCACTACACCTCCACCTTCTAACCCACCTGCAGCCACGACGCAGCCACCTGTGACTTCGGCAGCTCCATCTAATCCTCCTACAACATCACCATCACCTAAACTGCCACCAGCCTCGAGCCCTGTCACACCACCACCTCAATCTCCCCCACCACAAACACCACCACCTCAATCCCCTCCACCACAGCCACCACAAAGTTCACCTGTCTCGAGTCCAACACAACCAC CAGCATTGCCACCTGCAGTACCTCCACCGCAGGTACCTCCTCCTCCAGTCCAACCTCCACCAGCACCTGCACCAGTGATCGCATCACCAGCCCCAGCACCAGCAGTACCTGCACCGGTTCCACCACCTAAGGCCCCACCAACCCCAGCCCCAGCTCCACCTATTAAACCACCAGCCCCAGCACCAGAGTTAGTACCTTCGCCTGCGCCAGCTCGACACAAGCATAAAAGAAAGAGGAAGCACAGGAGGCATCATGCACCAGCACCAGCACCCACACCCCCCAGCCCTCCTGCACCACCTACGGTTGAAGGTTCAGCTGTAACCACACCAGCACCATCACCCACTCTTGACTTG AATGGAGCAGCATCATTTCTGCGGCTTCAAGGAAGATCAAGTATGTGGTCCGGCGTAGGATTAGCAATCACTGCTCTATTAGTTATCATCAACTAA
- the LOC113753989 gene encoding tRNA(adenine(34)) deaminase, chloroplastic: MQNTYISSSFQLRCKGPFSFSFNDYSCCLNDRIDRNPLLYSSSSCCSCCGNSLYSRFPISSPSFLYGLRQSNLIQWSPCKKLILNGLDRFTSSRCPFDVGRSCYCEKDYILKGRNLGKGGIRRMVFEEKSEWSDFCDDSNGIDEVEIMLNLLAEDVSDECYSIRKGSRKSSRVKVEKRGNGRKNNLRRRTKNGDLGVLESQSKFEYEEKVIRSKEREMGLKEDDRREKERAILLRRENVRMRARMRAKEDKKDSLLREEKVREEEREKHLRENWRERVRVEEGEDLSRRQDHGQRVRKNGSSCSSYYSFSSGDFEIDNEAQHEQEECEGELSRGYMRDSRRNEGVVSDEVQEEYHRHGDYSKKQGDVLRKENTQVVFSGASSAVEGEWRKKSEKRLTDASMEETELSKELADKQSRYREIEQSAYGESARFDDKNKKLNLAVKFDRETREQHGQTHDSETRMKSKQFTEMSKAHVADTETSSAFHKLYHGRNESSSKSMSSERKESDHHIAAGHLSREDEYRRNSSKLTEVSKIQEMDVRGTSSAVRQSDIRMKKQEDYSSMDLNSVNNREEQYRHASQSSRLLDSNEKYNQVTQNVHSESTSVSKKETQHSMEKHEAKSSSIHKSDLGLRERLEMTTKSKNGVSDVAADNERTSIVTEPPSQLLVRVSVHGESASGSATEQSADGFTVLHEQSHTTGDQAQGEPQKFLSHEDALGSADRLQKSSAHYIEEYVQKVRNEISTSEPSDVKKTYETKLVHEEKDSLNSYSSRVSQSREQDSRSLSQSSGIKGPSDESWDVAEPSMQEHLETGRIKTENNNGTTVVKRTGRSLWNIIGDIVRLRWASRSEHGSTAKSGGKSSPNQSMSSETWFSGHDPDENVHVETKGDRVILTEESTSVNQQQDEKDCSQSQGQVSSLSSSKGEMKQTGGGSLSSSSVLQRDSSIQRNSFRTGETTSERKSEASFPESRAAESSVTLPSLQLRRSPVVGENSASRKAEGSGSGTVVQIDTPVPTTLTENPRSVSKNEELERRKLGRSDQVVKDRFDEWEAAYRLEMEQRRVDEMFMREALLEAKKAADSWEVPVGAVLVRDGKIIARGYNLVEELRDSTAHAEINCIREASNLLRTWRLSETTLYVTLEPCPMCAGAILQARIDTVVWGAPNKLLGADGSWIRLFPNGEGGSGLELSDKPPAPVHPFHPKIVVRRGVLAAECADTMQHFFQLRRKKDNKSETTTPPSCLPISHHHPSRFLTKIHDAFHLMFCL; the protein is encoded by the exons ATGCAGAACACTTATATAAGCTCAAGTTTCCAACTAAGGTGTAAAGGgccattttcattttccttcaaTGACTATTCTTGCTGCTTAAATGATAGAATTGATCGAAACCCGTTATTGTATTCATCATCATCATGTTGTTCTTGTTGTGGAAATTCGCTGTATAGCAGATTTCCCATTTCTAGTCCTAGCTTTTTATATGGTTTAAGGCAGTCTAATTTGATTCAATGGTCACCCTGTAAAAAACTGATCTTGAATGGTTTAGACCGGTTCACTAGTAGTAGATGTCCTTTTGATGTTGGAAGAAGCTGTTACTGTGAGAAAGATTACATTTTGAAGGGGAGGAATTTGGGAAAAGGGGGGATTAGGAGGATGGTTTTTGAGGAAAAGAGTGAAtggagtgatttttgtgatGATAGTAATGGAATTGATGAGGTTGAGATTATGCTTAATTTGTTGGCTGAGGATGTTAGTGACGAGTGCTATAGTATTAGGAAGGGAAGCAGGAAGTCGTCTAGGGTTAAAGTGGAGAAGAGAGGGAATGGCCGGAAGAATAATCTGAGGAGACGGACGAAAAATGGTGATTTGGGTGTTTTGGAGAGTCAATCTAAGTTTGAGTATGAAGAGAAGGTGATTAGGTCGAAGGAGCGGGAAATGGGGCTGAAAGAGGATGataggagagaaaaagagagggcCATCCTACTGAGAAGGGAGAATGTTAGAATGAGGGCTAGAATGAGGGCTAAGGAGGATAAGAAGGACAGTTTGTTGAGAGAAGAAAAAGTGAGAGAGGAAGAAAGGGAGAAACATTTGAGGGAAAATTGGAGAGAAAGGGTGAGGGTTGAAGAGGGGGAAGATTTGTCCAGAAGACAGGACCATGGGCAAAGGGTCAGGAAAAATGGATCAAGTTGTTCGTCTTATTACTCATTTTCTTCGGGTGATTTTGAGATTGATAATGAAGCTCAGCATGAGCAGGAGGAGTGTGAGGGAGAATTATCAAGAGGATACATGAGAGACTCGAGAAGGAATGAAGGAGTTGTGTCTGATGAAGTTCAGGAAGAGTATCATAGGCACGGGGATTATTCAAAGAAACAAGGGGATGtgttgagaaaagaaaatactCAAGTGGTTTTTTCTGGAGCATCATCTGCTGTTGAGGGCGAGTGGAGAAAAAAATCAGAGAAGAGGCTTACTGATGCCTCCATGGAAGAAACCGAATTGAGCAAGGAACTTGCAGACAAGCAATCAAGGTATAGAGAGATCGAACAAAGTGCTTATGGAGAAAGTGCGAGGTTTGATGATAAGaacaaaaaattgaacttgGCGGTGAAATTTGATAGGGAAACCAGAGAGCAGCACGGGCAAACACATGACAGCGAAACAAGAATGAAATCTAAACAATTCACAGAGATGTCCAAGGCTCATGTTGCTGATACAGAAACTTCTTCTGCATTCCATAAGCTCTATCATGGTAGGAATGAAAGTTCTTCGAAATCCATGAGTTCTGAGAGAAAAGAAAGCGACCATCATATTGCAGCTGGTCACCTAAGCAGGGAAGATGAATATAGGAGGAACTCGAGCAAACTCACTGAAGTatcaaaaattcaagaaatggaCGTTAGAGGGACGTCTAGTGCAGTGAGACAATCTGATATTAGAATGAAGAAGCAGGAAGATTATTCAAGTATGGACCTGAATTCTGTAAACAACAGAGAAGAGCAATATCGCCATGCTAGCCAGAGCAGCAGATTGCTGGACTCGAACGAAAAGTATAACCAAGTGACTCAAAATGTGCATTCAGAAAGTACTTCAGTTTCAAAGAAGGAAACTCAACATAGCATGGAAAAACACGAAGCAAAATCGAGCTCTATTCATAAGTCAGATCTTGGATTGAGAGAACGCTTAGAGATGACTACAAAAAGTAAAAATGGTGTATCTGATGTGGCTGCTGATAATGAAAGAACCAGTATAGTAACAGAACCTCCTTCTCAGTTACTAGTCAGAGTTTCAGTTCATGGTGAATCAGCAAGTGGATCAGCAACTGAACAAAGTGCTGATGGCTTTACTGTATTACATGAACAAAGTCACACTACAGGCGATCAGGCCCAGGGGGAGCCTCAGAAATTTTTGTCACATGAAGATGCACTTGGATCAGCTGATCGATTACAAAAATCTTCTGCTCATTATATTGAAGAGTATGTTCAGAAGGTGAGGAATGAGATTTCTACCTCTGAACCCAGTGATGTGAAGAAAACGTATGAAACAAAATTGGTGCATGAGGAAAAGGATAGTCTTAATTCATACAGCTCTAGAGTTTCTCAATCAAGGGAACAGGACTCTAGGAGTTTATCTCAGAGTTCTGGAATCAAAGGCCCTTCAGATGAAAGTTGGGATGTAGCTGAACCATCTATGCAGGAACATCTTGAAACAGGAAGAATAAAGACTGAAAACAATAATGGGACCACCGTCGTCAAGAGAACTGGCAGGTCTTTGTGGAACATCATTGGAGATATAGTTCGCTTGCGCTGGGCTTCACGTTCTGAACATGGTTCAACGGCAAAATCAGGTGGAAAGAGTTCCCCAAATCAATCTATGAGTAGTGAAACATGGTTTTCTGGCCATGACCCTGATGAAAATGTTCATGTGGAGACAAAAGGAGATAGGGTAATCTTAACAGAAGAATCAACTTCTGTCAACCAGCAGCAAGACGAAAAAGATTGTTCTCAAAGTCAAGGGCAGGTTTCCAGCTTATCAAGTTCAAAAGGTGAGATGAAGCAGACAGGAGGAGGATCCTTGTCCTCATCAAGCGTCTTGCAAAGAGATTCATCCATTCAAAGGAATTCTTTTCGTACTGGTGAAACAACTTCTGAGAGGAAGTCTGAAGCTTCATTTCCTGAAAGCAGAGCAGCAGAATCATCAGTTACACTGCCTTCCTTGCAGCTTAGAAGATCGCCTGTTGTAGGAGAAAACTCAGCATCTAGGAAAGCTGAAGGATCAGGCAGTGGCACAGTTGTACAGATTGATACACCAGTTCCAACTACTCTGACAGAAAATCCTAGGTCTGTGAGCAAGAACGAGGAATTGGAAAGACGGAAACTTGGAAGGAGTGATCAAGTTGTAAAAGACAGGTTTGATGAATGGGAGGCAGCATATAGGCTTGAAATGGAGCAAAGAAGGGTTGATGAAATGTTCATGAGGGAAGCACTGTTAGAAGCAAAAAAAGCTGCTGACAGTTGGGAGGTGCCTGTTGGTGCTGTGCTGGTGAGAGATGGGAAGATAATTGCTCGTGGATATAACCT AGTAGAAGAGTTGCGTGACTCCACTGCTCATGCGGAAATAAATTGCATACGGGAGGCATCAAACTTACTTCGGACATGGAGACTCTCG GAAACGACACTGTATGTTACCCTTGAACCATGCCCCATGTGTGCCGGAGCAATACTTCAAGCTAGAATTGACACCGTCGTTTGGGGAGCTCCTAATAAGCTTCTAGGAGCTGATGGGAGCTGGATTAG GCTTTTCCCAAATGGTGAGGGAGGAAGTGGATTGGAGTTATCAGATAAGCCTCCTGCTCCTGTTCATCCCTTTCACCCGAAAATAGTAGTTCGACGTGGAGTACTGGCAGCAGAATGTGCTGACACAATGCAGCATTTCTTTCAACTGAGGAGAAAGAAGGACAATAAATCAGAAACAACCACCCCACCTTCGTGTTTGCCCATTTCACACCATCACCCGTCAAGGTTTTTGACCAAGATTCATGATGCGTTCCATCTTATGTTCTGCTTGTAA